In Sporichthyaceae bacterium, a single window of DNA contains:
- a CDS encoding FAD-dependent oxidoreductase, giving the protein MTTRIVVIGADGAGMSAASTVKRMLGDDVEVIAFERGEFSSYSACGIPYWIAGDVGDRDELIARSPEQHRANGIDLRMRHVVEGIDRARGEVAVRDLTVGTDLRVGYDHLVITTGARPVRPDLPGVDVPGVLGVQTLADAIAIQAELDRGAKRAVVVGAGYIGIEMAEAMVRRGLQVVTVLEGAPQPMSTLDPELGAMVAKAMAGMGMTVRTGTRVTGFLTGDDGRVRAVTTDTGEEPADLVVLGIGVRPEVALATDAGLTIGEHGGLRTDDHQRVLHTDNIWAGGDCVEVRDRISGQYLTVALGTHANRQGRVIGTNLGGRDTTFPGVIGTAISKVCHLEIGRTGLGEKAATQAGFDVVTATIESTTHAGYLPDAGDITCKVIAEKGSGRLLGAQIVGNGPGAGKRIDTFATAIWAGLTADELAHVDLSYAPPFSPTFDPVTVAARQAATAARS; this is encoded by the coding sequence ATGACCACCCGGATCGTGGTGATCGGTGCCGACGGCGCGGGGATGAGCGCCGCCTCGACGGTCAAGCGCATGCTCGGTGACGACGTCGAGGTGATCGCGTTCGAGCGCGGCGAGTTCAGCTCCTACTCCGCCTGCGGCATCCCGTATTGGATCGCCGGCGACGTCGGCGACCGCGACGAGCTGATCGCGCGCTCTCCCGAGCAGCACCGCGCCAACGGCATTGACCTGAGGATGCGTCACGTGGTCGAGGGCATCGACCGCGCCCGCGGTGAGGTCGCGGTGCGTGATCTGACCGTCGGCACCGATCTGCGGGTCGGCTACGACCACCTGGTGATCACCACCGGTGCCCGGCCGGTGCGTCCCGACCTGCCCGGCGTGGATGTGCCCGGTGTGCTGGGTGTGCAGACCCTCGCCGACGCGATCGCCATCCAGGCCGAACTGGACCGCGGCGCGAAGCGCGCGGTGGTGGTCGGTGCCGGCTACATCGGCATCGAGATGGCCGAGGCGATGGTGCGCCGCGGATTGCAGGTGGTGACCGTGCTGGAGGGCGCGCCGCAACCGATGAGCACGCTGGACCCCGAACTCGGCGCGATGGTGGCCAAGGCCATGGCCGGCATGGGCATGACCGTGCGCACCGGCACCAGGGTCACCGGCTTCTTGACCGGCGACGACGGGCGGGTGCGGGCGGTGACCACGGACACCGGTGAAGAACCGGCCGACCTGGTGGTGCTCGGCATCGGGGTGCGCCCCGAGGTGGCGCTGGCCACGGACGCGGGCCTGACCATCGGGGAGCACGGTGGCCTGCGCACCGACGACCACCAACGGGTGCTGCACACCGACAACATCTGGGCCGGCGGCGACTGCGTTGAGGTGCGTGACCGGATCTCCGGGCAATACCTGACGGTCGCGCTGGGCACCCACGCCAACCGGCAGGGCCGGGTCATCGGCACCAACCTCGGCGGGCGGGACACCACGTTCCCCGGCGTCATCGGCACCGCGATCAGCAAGGTGTGCCACCTGGAAATCGGTCGCACCGGGCTGGGGGAGAAGGCCGCGACCCAGGCCGGGTTTGACGTCGTCACCGCGACCATCGAGTCCACCACCCACGCGGGCTACCTGCCCGACGCGGGCGACATCACCTGCAAGGTGATCGCGGAGAAGGGCAGTGGCCGGCTGCTCGGCGCGCAGATCGTCGGCAACGGCCCGGGCGCCGGCAAACGTATCGACACCTTCGCCACCGCGATCTGGGCCGGACTGACCGCCGACGAACTGGCCCACGTCGACCTGTCCTACGCCCCGCCGTTCTCCCCGACCTTCGACCCGGTCACCGTCGCCGCCCGCCAAGCCGCCACCGCCGCCCGCAGCTGA